The following proteins are encoded in a genomic region of Rhinolophus ferrumequinum isolate MPI-CBG mRhiFer1 chromosome 17, mRhiFer1_v1.p, whole genome shotgun sequence:
- the RPL32 gene encoding 60S ribosomal protein L32, with amino-acid sequence MAALRPLVKPKIVKKRTKKFIRHQSDRYVKIKRNWRKPRGIDNRVRRRFKGQILMPNIGYGSNKKTKHMLPSGFRKFLVHNVKELEVLLMCNKSYCAEIAHNVSSKNRKAIVERAAQLAIRVTNPNARLRSEENE; translated from the exons ATGGCTGCCCTCAGACCACTCGTGAAGCCCAAAATCGTCAAAAAGAGGACCAAGAAGTTTATCCGGCACCAGTCAGACCGATATGTCAAAATTAAG CGTAACTGGCGGAAACCCAGAGGCATTGACAACAGGGTGCGCAGAAGATTCAAGGGCCAGATCTTGATGCCCAACATTGGTTATGggagtaacaagaaaacaaagcacatgcTGCCCAGTGGCTTTCGGAAGTTCCTGGTCCACAACGTCAAGGAGCTTGAAGTGCTGCTGATGTGCAACAA ATCTTACTGTGCTGAAATTGCTCACAACGTCTCCTCAAAGAACCGCAAAGCCATTGTGGAAAGAGCAGCCCAACTGGCCATCAGAGTCACCAATCCCAATGCCCGGCTGcgcagtgaagaaaatgaatag
- the EFCAB12 gene encoding EF-hand calcium-binding domain-containing protein 12 isoform X2, whose product MDYSYETCEALFLSLLGLCQSKTSDDGENASGDPVFNPDLVIAHCFKQFKQGFHLPRSRRRIIILPQKEDPEPIRPTPQPQAPPQPIPSCKGLEAGDILEQPEDTRTWLSQRLKFRQDLESFGNTERWLQNKSSLTPSEAKILHRIHAEREAQVMAHLPATRPTKKKRLRPSHRLVPQLRLPKPSALSALYSYLYSHKIKVLEIFNKANRGENHRMSREEFIMALRGVGVPLGNQEVEDIVIYLSSLGKDNSITMDILASTYKQWFLAQQKRVLPTTREYYRSPKHRVSSQHPSKKQLVNLTPQPPKMDLLTVPVVDTQEARPMTLEEMEDIGKRYRERKRQCKLTVSSIQYTEQCRLVRSGNQHFDEHCLPSTVSGEMNELINTFRRDTFLVYLQCQKLCDDYGLPLTEDILVKALLYPGDKIIFQKDEVRPIRQPGGYYSDFSPTLVLPSSQDFKELVAKKTDKKLPKKIKKIHFKEFEEFTRKLKVMRPSRRQRTHPSFFWPGHLLDKLRLYLPTVAVDRSLALFSCVQHQPHAYSATYHPTRGWPIRNTNDVTCAHYRAPKVYYIY is encoded by the exons ATGGATTATTCCTATGAAACGTGCGAGGCTCTGTTCCTGTCGCTGCTTG GGCTCTGCCAGTCTAAGACTTCAGATGACGGTGAAAATGCCAGCGGGGACCCTGTCTTCAATCCCGACCTGGTCATCGCCCACTGCTTCAAGCAGTTCAAGCAGGGCTTCCACCTGCCTCGAAGCCGTCGGAGGATCATCATCTTGCCTCAAAAGGAGGATCCGGAGCCCATCAGGCCCACGCCCCAACCCCAGGCTCCCCCACAGCCCATCCCCAGCTGCAAAGGCCTGGAAGCCGGGGACATCCTAGAGCAGCCAGAGGACACCAGGACCTGGCTGAGCCAGAGGTTGAAGTTTCGGCAGGACCTGGAGTCATTTGGCAACACAGAGAGGTGGCTGCAGAACAAGTCCAGCCTCACACCTTCAGAGGCCAAGATCTTACACAGGATCCACGCGGAGCGTGAGGCCCAGGTGATGGCCCACCTGCCTGCGACCAGACCAACCAAA AAGAAACGCCTCCGACCCTCCCACCGACTGGTGCCCCAGCTCCGACTGCCCAAGCCCTCCGCCCTGTCAGCTTTGTACTCCTACTTGTACAGCCACAAAATCAAGGTCCTGGAGATATTTAACAAGGCCAACCGGGGCGAGAACCATAGGATGTCCAGGGAGGAGTTCATTATGGCTCTGAGGGGG GTAGGAGTCCCTCTGGGGAACCAGGAAGTAGAGGACATTGTGATTTATCTCAGCTCTCTGGGGAAGGACAATAGCATCACCATGGATATCCTGGCCAGCACCTACAAGCAATGGTTTTTGGCCCAGCAGAAAAGGGTGCTACCAACTACAAGAGAGT ATTATAGATCTCCCAAGCACAGAGTTTCCTCACAGCATCCATCCAAGAAGCAGTTGGTGAATTTAACCCCACAGCCTCCCAAGATGGACCTGCTCACCGTGCCTGTGGTTGACACCCAGGAGGCAAGACCCATGACCCTGGAGGAGATGGAGGACATCGGCAAGCGGTACCGAGAAAGAAAGCGGCAGTGCAAG CTCACCGTCTCCTCCATCCAGTACACAGAGCAGTGCCGCCTGGTGCGCAGCGGGAACCAGCACTTCGACGAGCACTGCCTCCCGTCCACCGTCAGCGGGGAGATGAATGAGCTCATCAACACGTTCCGCAGGGACACCTTTCTGGTCTACCTGCAGTGCCAGAAGCTCTGTGATGACTATGGCCTCCCGCTGACGGAGGACATCCTCGTGAAAG CCCTGCTGTACCCGGGGGACAAGATCATTTTCCAGAAGGACGAGGTGCGCCCGATCCGGCAGCCAGGAGGTTACTACTCGGACTTCAGTCCAACTCTAGTCCTGCCCAGTTCCCAGGACTTCAAAGAGCTGGTGGCTAAGAAGACTGACAA GAAACTgccaaagaaaatcaagaaaatacacTTTAAGGAGTTTGAGGAATTCACCAG GAAGCTGAAGGTGATGAGGCCCAGTCGTCGGCAGCGAACCCACCCCAGTTTCTTCTGGCCGGGTCACCTCCTGGACAAGCTGCGCCTCTACCTGCCCACTGTGGCTGTGGATCGGAGCCTGGCACTCTTCAGTTGTGTCCAACACCAGCCCCATGCCTACTCGGCTACCTACCACCCCACCCGCGGGTGGCCCATTAGGAACACGAACGACGTGACCTGTGCCCATTACCGTGCTCCTAAAGTCTACTACATCTACTAG
- the EFCAB12 gene encoding EF-hand calcium-binding domain-containing protein 12 isoform X1, with product MDYSYETCEALFLSLLALSLQGLCQSKTSDDGENASGDPVFNPDLVIAHCFKQFKQGFHLPRSRRRIIILPQKEDPEPIRPTPQPQAPPQPIPSCKGLEAGDILEQPEDTRTWLSQRLKFRQDLESFGNTERWLQNKSSLTPSEAKILHRIHAEREAQVMAHLPATRPTKKKRLRPSHRLVPQLRLPKPSALSALYSYLYSHKIKVLEIFNKANRGENHRMSREEFIMALRGVGVPLGNQEVEDIVIYLSSLGKDNSITMDILASTYKQWFLAQQKRVLPTTREYYRSPKHRVSSQHPSKKQLVNLTPQPPKMDLLTVPVVDTQEARPMTLEEMEDIGKRYRERKRQCKLTVSSIQYTEQCRLVRSGNQHFDEHCLPSTVSGEMNELINTFRRDTFLVYLQCQKLCDDYGLPLTEDILVKALLYPGDKIIFQKDEVRPIRQPGGYYSDFSPTLVLPSSQDFKELVAKKTDKKLPKKIKKIHFKEFEEFTRKLKVMRPSRRQRTHPSFFWPGHLLDKLRLYLPTVAVDRSLALFSCVQHQPHAYSATYHPTRGWPIRNTNDVTCAHYRAPKVYYIY from the exons ATGGATTATTCCTATGAAACGTGCGAGGCTCTGTTCCTGTCGCTGCTTG CCCTCTCCCTGCAAGGGCTCTGCCAGTCTAAGACTTCAGATGACGGTGAAAATGCCAGCGGGGACCCTGTCTTCAATCCCGACCTGGTCATCGCCCACTGCTTCAAGCAGTTCAAGCAGGGCTTCCACCTGCCTCGAAGCCGTCGGAGGATCATCATCTTGCCTCAAAAGGAGGATCCGGAGCCCATCAGGCCCACGCCCCAACCCCAGGCTCCCCCACAGCCCATCCCCAGCTGCAAAGGCCTGGAAGCCGGGGACATCCTAGAGCAGCCAGAGGACACCAGGACCTGGCTGAGCCAGAGGTTGAAGTTTCGGCAGGACCTGGAGTCATTTGGCAACACAGAGAGGTGGCTGCAGAACAAGTCCAGCCTCACACCTTCAGAGGCCAAGATCTTACACAGGATCCACGCGGAGCGTGAGGCCCAGGTGATGGCCCACCTGCCTGCGACCAGACCAACCAAA AAGAAACGCCTCCGACCCTCCCACCGACTGGTGCCCCAGCTCCGACTGCCCAAGCCCTCCGCCCTGTCAGCTTTGTACTCCTACTTGTACAGCCACAAAATCAAGGTCCTGGAGATATTTAACAAGGCCAACCGGGGCGAGAACCATAGGATGTCCAGGGAGGAGTTCATTATGGCTCTGAGGGGG GTAGGAGTCCCTCTGGGGAACCAGGAAGTAGAGGACATTGTGATTTATCTCAGCTCTCTGGGGAAGGACAATAGCATCACCATGGATATCCTGGCCAGCACCTACAAGCAATGGTTTTTGGCCCAGCAGAAAAGGGTGCTACCAACTACAAGAGAGT ATTATAGATCTCCCAAGCACAGAGTTTCCTCACAGCATCCATCCAAGAAGCAGTTGGTGAATTTAACCCCACAGCCTCCCAAGATGGACCTGCTCACCGTGCCTGTGGTTGACACCCAGGAGGCAAGACCCATGACCCTGGAGGAGATGGAGGACATCGGCAAGCGGTACCGAGAAAGAAAGCGGCAGTGCAAG CTCACCGTCTCCTCCATCCAGTACACAGAGCAGTGCCGCCTGGTGCGCAGCGGGAACCAGCACTTCGACGAGCACTGCCTCCCGTCCACCGTCAGCGGGGAGATGAATGAGCTCATCAACACGTTCCGCAGGGACACCTTTCTGGTCTACCTGCAGTGCCAGAAGCTCTGTGATGACTATGGCCTCCCGCTGACGGAGGACATCCTCGTGAAAG CCCTGCTGTACCCGGGGGACAAGATCATTTTCCAGAAGGACGAGGTGCGCCCGATCCGGCAGCCAGGAGGTTACTACTCGGACTTCAGTCCAACTCTAGTCCTGCCCAGTTCCCAGGACTTCAAAGAGCTGGTGGCTAAGAAGACTGACAA GAAACTgccaaagaaaatcaagaaaatacacTTTAAGGAGTTTGAGGAATTCACCAG GAAGCTGAAGGTGATGAGGCCCAGTCGTCGGCAGCGAACCCACCCCAGTTTCTTCTGGCCGGGTCACCTCCTGGACAAGCTGCGCCTCTACCTGCCCACTGTGGCTGTGGATCGGAGCCTGGCACTCTTCAGTTGTGTCCAACACCAGCCCCATGCCTACTCGGCTACCTACCACCCCACCCGCGGGTGGCCCATTAGGAACACGAACGACGTGACCTGTGCCCATTACCGTGCTCCTAAAGTCTACTACATCTACTAG